The sequence CAGCTAAAAGTAAGTTAGCTCTAAACAAATTTGCTTCAGATAAATCTGCACCTCTGAGATTAACTTTGTGCATAAAAGTATCACTCAAATTAGCGCCACTCAAGTTAGCAAAACTGAGATTTCTACCGGATAAATCTTTATTGCTTAAGTTAGCGCGACTGAAGTCTTTACCACTCAAATCTGAGTTTCTTTGTACTGGTTGATAAGTGGTTTCCTGTGGTTGTTTTTGTTGAGCAGGTGGTGAGTAAGTTGAAGTTTGGTACTTATTTTTTAAAGAACGCAATTTATCACGAGCTTCATTAATTGCTTTGAGCTTATCTTGAGCTTTTTGTTGTAAGCGGAGATTTTCTTTAGGAATGCGATCAGGATGCCATACAAAAACCAAATCTTTGTAAGCCTGGTTCACTTCTTCAAGTGTGGCTCCTGGCTCTAATTCCAATATTCTATAATACCGCTCCAATTCGCTCATAAGATGTTTTAGTGAACAATCAGCTTAATTATGAGTGATGCTGCCGTCTATCGGCTCAATTCTTTATTAAATCTCTGTTATTTCCTGTAATTTTAGTTCAAATATAATTTGATATTTTTCAGTATAATTCGTTATATTTTTCGCTAATTTTTCAGCATACGTTCATTCTTGGACATATCAGCTTTTTTTGCCAAATTACTTTATTTATATGCTATCTGAATGCATGGGGTAATTTCATATTTCATCTTTCAGTGAAGATTGTCTAGAAATTGTAACAATTAGTTTTGCAGTTTCACTTAATTTGTCAATGATTTTTAACGCCTACCATTTCATATATCTTGACGATATACATCATTAACCTAACATTCAGGCGTCGCTCGTAGCCAGCTTATTTACCTATCCCTTCATCAATTGCGGTTAGAGGAAGCTGAATTTTGCCCGTGTCTCCATCTATCGAGTT is a genomic window of Fortiea contorta PCC 7126 containing:
- a CDS encoding pentapeptide repeat-containing protein, whose amino-acid sequence is MSELERYYRILELEPGATLEEVNQAYKDLVFVWHPDRIPKENLRLQQKAQDKLKAINEARDKLRSLKNKYQTSTYSPPAQQKQPQETTYQPVQRNSDLSGKDFSRANLSNKDLSGRNLSFANLSGANLSDTFMHKVNLRGADLSEANLFRANLLLADMREANLRSANLIGADLSGADLRGADLTGARIRSGDRLLVKLIGANLAGAIMPDGAIHS